In Methanomicrobium antiquum, one DNA window encodes the following:
- the gyrA gene encoding DNA gyrase subunit A — translation MTSEQFKFGEKRIISVNIEEEMKTSYIDYAMSVIIGRALPDVRDGLKPVHRRTLYAMGEMGNTHDKPFKKCARIVGEVMGKYHPHGDSSIYDTLVKMAQPFSYRHMLVEGQGNFGSIDGDSAAAMRYTEARLDPVSEEMLADIDKNTVDFGPNFDESLKEPLVLPSKIPNLLVNGSEGIAVGMATKMPPHNLGEVCTAICATIDNPEISLSELMQYIPGPDFPTGGIILGRSGISSAFSEGRGRIRVRGVAEIEDDGKKDRIIITEIPYQVNKARLIEQIADLVKDKKIDGISDLRDESNKDGIRVVIELKKGIVPLVVLNQLYKHTPLETTYGVINLAIVDKQPKVLGLKSLIAEFLKHRKDVIVKRTNFDLKKAEDRIHILKGLLLALDNIDEVIATIRGSSTTEEAALKLTENFGLDEIQADAILKMQLRRLAALEHQKIVDEKDGILKEIERLKLIISDDEHIFAEIKRETLEISEKYANERRTKISQDASDFEKEDLIENKQVLVSLTSDNYIKSMPLDTYKGQHRGGRGIIGMATKEEDFVKNIFVASTHDYLLCFTCSGRVYWLKVYDIPEATRQSKGKAIVNLLNLNNEKVTAVIPVSEFESEKYFLFATRHGMIVKIPQNEFSRPRQTGLNAITLRDDDELVDVKKVEETGELVITTRFGQSLRFNLSTVPLRHRNALGVKGIKLRFEDVLQDVTVVEKDHLFTLTEKGYGKRTEFDEFRGHGRATMGVKNIQVDVSGGVVSSKAVNDNDEVILMSRSGIVMRTKVSEISIQKRGTRGVRIMKLDSGDYVVGFAILEAEDLEDSVETLPEDDKSPQVSLFDKE, via the coding sequence TTGACATCTGAGCAGTTCAAATTTGGAGAAAAAAGAATTATTTCAGTCAATATCGAAGAAGAGATGAAAACTTCCTATATTGACTATGCGATGTCGGTTATTATCGGGCGTGCCCTTCCTGACGTCAGAGACGGGTTAAAGCCGGTTCACAGACGCACTCTCTATGCAATGGGCGAGATGGGAAACACTCATGACAAACCATTTAAGAAATGTGCAAGGATTGTTGGAGAAGTAATGGGTAAGTATCACCCTCATGGTGATTCATCCATTTACGATACTCTTGTCAAGATGGCACAGCCTTTCTCATACCGGCACATGCTTGTCGAAGGTCAGGGAAACTTTGGATCTATTGACGGCGATTCTGCAGCGGCGATGCGTTATACCGAAGCAAGGCTGGATCCGGTTTCTGAAGAGATGCTGGCAGATATTGACAAAAACACTGTAGATTTTGGCCCTAATTTTGACGAGTCATTAAAAGAGCCTCTAGTACTCCCGTCAAAAATTCCAAATCTTTTGGTAAACGGATCTGAGGGTATAGCAGTTGGTATGGCAACCAAAATGCCGCCACATAACTTAGGAGAAGTCTGTACCGCAATTTGTGCAACGATTGACAATCCTGAAATATCCCTTTCTGAATTGATGCAATATATACCGGGCCCTGATTTCCCGACAGGCGGCATAATTCTTGGCAGAAGTGGCATTTCAAGTGCCTTTAGTGAGGGAAGAGGAAGAATCCGTGTCCGCGGGGTTGCTGAAATTGAGGATGACGGGAAAAAGGACAGAATTATCATAACCGAAATTCCCTATCAGGTAAACAAGGCAAGGCTGATAGAACAAATTGCAGATCTTGTAAAAGACAAAAAAATTGATGGTATTTCTGATCTTCGTGATGAGTCTAACAAGGATGGAATCAGGGTTGTAATCGAGCTCAAAAAAGGAATTGTGCCTCTCGTTGTTTTAAACCAGCTTTACAAACACACTCCTCTTGAAACAACATATGGTGTAATCAATCTGGCAATTGTTGACAAACAGCCAAAAGTTTTAGGTCTTAAAAGCCTGATTGCGGAATTCTTAAAGCATAGAAAGGATGTTATTGTCAAAAGAACGAACTTTGATTTAAAAAAGGCCGAAGACAGAATCCATATCTTAAAAGGGCTTTTATTAGCACTTGACAACATTGACGAAGTTATCGCAACAATAAGAGGTTCATCAACAACAGAAGAAGCAGCTTTAAAGCTGACTGAAAACTTTGGACTTGACGAGATTCAGGCAGACGCAATATTAAAGATGCAGCTTAGAAGACTTGCGGCACTTGAGCATCAGAAGATTGTTGATGAAAAAGACGGCATCCTAAAAGAGATTGAGAGATTAAAACTTATTATTTCTGATGATGAGCACATCTTTGCAGAGATTAAAAGAGAAACTCTTGAGATAAGCGAAAAATATGCCAATGAGAGAAGAACAAAAATCTCCCAGGATGCCAGCGACTTTGAAAAAGAGGATTTAATCGAGAACAAGCAGGTTTTAGTCTCACTTACATCTGACAATTACATAAAATCAATGCCTCTTGACACCTACAAGGGCCAGCACCGCGGAGGTCGTGGCATTATTGGAATGGCAACCAAAGAGGAGGACTTTGTCAAGAACATCTTTGTTGCTTCAACCCATGATTATCTGCTTTGCTTTACATGCTCAGGCCGTGTTTACTGGTTAAAAGTGTACGACATTCCAGAAGCAACAAGACAGTCCAAAGGAAAGGCAATTGTAAATCTTTTAAACCTCAATAATGAGAAAGTAACAGCCGTTATTCCGGTTTCAGAGTTTGAGAGTGAAAAATACTTCCTCTTTGCAACAAGGCACGGCATGATTGTCAAGATCCCACAGAACGAGTTTTCAAGACCACGTCAGACCGGACTTAATGCAATAACTCTTCGTGATGATGATGAACTAGTTGACGTCAAAAAGGTTGAAGAGACAGGCGAACTTGTAATTACAACAAGATTCGGTCAGAGTTTAAGATTCAATTTATCGACTGTTCCATTAAGGCACAGAAATGCGCTTGGTGTCAAGGGAATCAAACTCAGGTTTGAGGATGTTTTACAGGACGTGACTGTTGTTGAAAAGGATCATCTCTTTACTCTTACAGAGAAAGGCTATGGCAAGAGAACAGAGTTTGATGAATTCAGAGGACACGGCCGTGCAACAATGGGTGTAAAAAACATCCAGGTGGATGTCTCAGGAGGAGTTGTTTCATCAAAAGCTGTAAACGACAATGATGAAGTCATTTTAATGAGCAGATCAGGAATTGTTATGAGAACAAAAGTTTCAGAAATTTCCATTCAGAAACGTGGCACACGCGGTGTGAGGATTATGAAACTTGATTCCGGGGATTATGTGGTGGGCTTTGCAATCCTTGAAGCAGAAGATTTAGAGGATTCTGTTGAAACATTACCAGAAGACGACAAATCACCTCAGGTCTCACTTTTTGATAAGGAATAA
- the gyrB gene encoding DNA topoisomerase (ATP-hydrolyzing) subunit B, which translates to MSDNNYDASHITILEGLEPVRERPAMYIGSTDTRGLHHLVYEVVDNAVDEALGGFCDHIKITINNDGSCTVADNGRGIPVDTMEDQGGKSALEIVLTVLHAGGKFDKNTYQVSGGLHGVGVSVVNALSEYLIAEVHRDGTIYEMSFARGGVAQPLTSRKNAGSDSESNGTIITFKPDTRIFETVNFDYDVLSHRMRELAFLNKGLKIEISDERTGFSDLFFYEGGISEFVRYLIAGKETVHPDVINLDTKDEENKVEADVALQYSLSYSENVMTFVNSVNTREGGTHLEGFRSALTRTINKVAKEKNLLKGIDSQLKGEDVREGLNAVISIKIAEPQFEGQTKMRLGNSNVKGIVDSLVYQSLSEYFEENPKVIQAIVEKALSAARAREAARKARELARRKSTLEGSGLPGKLADCSERDPAKSEVYIVEGDSAGGSAKQGRSRLTQAILPLKGKILNVEKASPHKILKNAEIQTLISAIGCGIGENFDITKARYHHIIMMTDADVDGAHICTLLLTFFYRYMPQLIESGYIYIAQPPLYRISRGKKEVYAFKEEEMRKIVEEFGEKGTSIQRYKGLGEMNAEQLWNTTMNPQTRVLKQVDIMDASYADEIFSKLMGDNVDARREFIYRHGKEVTNLDI; encoded by the coding sequence TTGTCAGATAATAATTACGATGCATCACATATTACAATTCTGGAAGGTCTTGAACCGGTAAGAGAAAGACCTGCGATGTATATTGGAAGCACTGATACAAGAGGTCTTCACCACCTCGTATATGAAGTTGTTGACAACGCTGTTGATGAAGCCCTTGGAGGCTTTTGCGACCATATTAAAATCACAATCAACAATGATGGTTCATGTACTGTTGCAGACAACGGACGAGGTATTCCTGTAGATACTATGGAGGATCAGGGCGGTAAAAGTGCTTTGGAAATTGTCCTTACTGTTCTTCACGCAGGAGGTAAATTTGACAAGAATACCTATCAGGTTTCAGGTGGTCTTCATGGTGTTGGTGTCTCTGTTGTAAACGCACTCTCCGAATACTTAATAGCAGAAGTTCACAGGGATGGAACAATCTATGAAATGTCTTTTGCCAGGGGAGGAGTGGCACAGCCTCTGACATCCAGAAAAAATGCAGGAAGTGACAGCGAGTCCAACGGAACAATAATCACCTTCAAACCTGACACTCGCATATTTGAGACTGTAAATTTTGATTATGATGTTTTAAGCCACAGAATGCGCGAACTTGCATTTTTAAACAAAGGCTTAAAGATTGAAATCTCAGATGAGAGAACCGGCTTTTCTGATTTATTCTTCTATGAAGGAGGAATATCTGAATTTGTCAGATATTTAATTGCAGGAAAAGAAACAGTTCATCCTGATGTTATCAACTTAGACACAAAGGATGAAGAAAATAAGGTTGAAGCTGATGTTGCACTTCAATATTCGCTCTCCTATTCAGAGAATGTAATGACGTTTGTAAACAGCGTCAATACAAGAGAGGGCGGAACACATCTTGAAGGATTCAGAAGTGCTCTGACCCGCACAATAAACAAGGTTGCAAAAGAGAAAAATCTTCTAAAAGGAATAGACTCTCAGCTCAAAGGTGAGGATGTACGAGAGGGGTTAAATGCGGTTATCAGCATTAAAATTGCTGAACCTCAGTTTGAAGGCCAGACCAAGATGAGGCTTGGAAACAGCAATGTAAAGGGCATTGTTGACTCTTTAGTATATCAGTCTCTTTCAGAATACTTCGAGGAAAATCCAAAAGTAATTCAGGCAATTGTTGAAAAAGCCCTTTCAGCCGCAAGAGCAAGAGAAGCGGCAAGAAAAGCACGTGAACTTGCAAGAAGGAAGAGCACTCTTGAAGGAAGTGGTCTTCCGGGAAAACTTGCAGACTGTTCTGAGCGTGATCCGGCAAAAAGCGAAGTATACATAGTAGAAGGAGATTCTGCAGGCGGTTCGGCAAAGCAGGGACGTTCACGTCTGACCCAGGCAATTTTGCCGCTCAAAGGTAAAATTCTTAACGTAGAGAAGGCATCTCCGCATAAAATTTTGAAAAATGCCGAAATTCAGACTCTTATTTCAGCTATTGGATGTGGAATAGGTGAGAATTTCGACATTACAAAGGCACGGTACCATCACATCATTATGATGACTGATGCTGATGTTGACGGAGCACACATATGCACACTTCTTCTGACATTCTTCTACAGATATATGCCTCAGCTAATTGAAAGCGGTTATATCTATATTGCTCAGCCACCTCTTTACAGGATATCAAGAGGCAAAAAGGAAGTTTACGCCTTTAAGGAAGAGGAGATGAGAAAAATTGTTGAGGAGTTTGGTGAAAAGGGAACATCAATCCAAAGATACAAAGGTCTTGGTGAGATGAACGCAGAACAGCTGTGGAATACAACCATGAACCCACAAACCCGTGTACTAAAACAGGTTGACATAATGGATGCAAGTTATGCGGATGAGATCTTCTCCAAACTCATGGGGGACAATGTTGATGCACGCCGTGAATTTATCTACCGCCACGGAAAGGAGGTGACAAACCTTGACATCTGA
- a CDS encoding Sjogren's syndrome/scleroderma autoantigen 1 family protein produces MKNPEDIMADYLLKGAKMLDKSCPECGLPLFNVKGETYCVVCRDYENKNTSAPAPNKNQALKSVVETEETKKTENVTYKKEPKDAEDISSQELKSVSKEKSGSAPHQRYVFDEILYNEISDAISALCRRIETEKEPRDCLCLMKSVNSGIDALKKLESYKKRL; encoded by the coding sequence ATGAAAAATCCTGAAGATATAATGGCTGATTATTTGCTAAAGGGCGCAAAAATGCTGGATAAATCCTGCCCGGAATGTGGTCTGCCCCTGTTTAACGTAAAAGGTGAAACATATTGTGTTGTATGCAGGGATTATGAAAATAAAAACACTTCCGCGCCGGCGCCAAATAAAAATCAGGCTTTGAAATCTGTAGTAGAAACAGAAGAAACTAAAAAAACAGAAAATGTTACTTATAAAAAAGAGCCAAAAGACGCTGAAGACATATCTTCTCAGGAACTAAAATCCGTATCTAAAGAAAAATCAGGGTCAGCACCACATCAGAGATATGTATTTGACGAGATTCTTTACAATGAAATAAGTGATGCCATATCAGCTCTTTGCAGGCGCATTGAAACAGAAAAAGAACCAAGAGACTGTTTATGTCTTATGAAATCTGTTAATTCCGGAATTGATGCACTTAAAAAACTTGAATCATACAAAAAGCGTTTGTAA